In the Nitrospirota bacterium genome, one interval contains:
- the qmoC gene encoding quinone-interacting membrane-bound oxidoreductase complex subunit QmoC, which produces MSEATVIKPDLQFVNEIIKGGGESLKKCYQCATCSVVCNVTPEGNPFPRKEMVLAQWGQKDQLLASADVWLCHQCSDCTAYCPRGAKPGEVLNAIRKQSIKHVAMVPFFAKVATDAKLLPILFAIPMALFYVILLVLGNGNFSAPRAEGNVMAYHKFVPVPVIDTVFILTAIFAAVSAFVGIKRLWNGMKAQAGGMQSSGNLVGDIISSITTILAHSKFADCNVNRMRQWGHMLLFYAFAGLAVVTTWAIVYLYGYELLGIQAFGPFHFGESPYPNSDPVKILALVSSVAFAAGVVILLLNRLGQAGKAGMGSYFDWIFLTIVIGVGATGMAAWALRLADMNVGYLVYYFHLVFIWSLFAYAPYSKFAHLFYRTTAMVFAKHTGRK; this is translated from the coding sequence ATGTCGGAAGCAACGGTCATCAAGCCGGATTTGCAATTCGTGAACGAGATCATCAAGGGCGGCGGCGAGTCCCTGAAGAAGTGCTACCAGTGCGCCACGTGCTCGGTGGTCTGCAACGTGACCCCCGAGGGGAACCCTTTTCCGCGCAAGGAGATGGTCCTCGCCCAGTGGGGCCAGAAGGACCAGCTTCTCGCGAGCGCCGATGTCTGGCTCTGCCACCAGTGCAGCGACTGCACGGCCTACTGCCCGCGCGGCGCAAAGCCCGGCGAAGTGCTGAACGCCATCAGGAAGCAGAGCATCAAGCACGTTGCCATGGTGCCCTTCTTCGCGAAGGTCGCAACGGACGCAAAGCTCCTGCCAATCCTGTTCGCCATCCCCATGGCGCTCTTTTATGTCATTCTCCTGGTGCTCGGGAACGGGAACTTCTCGGCGCCCCGGGCCGAGGGCAACGTCATGGCATACCACAAGTTCGTTCCGGTGCCGGTGATCGATACCGTGTTCATTCTGACGGCGATCTTTGCCGCCGTGTCTGCCTTCGTCGGCATCAAGCGGCTGTGGAACGGCATGAAGGCTCAGGCGGGCGGAATGCAGTCGAGCGGCAACCTGGTCGGCGACATCATCTCCTCAATCACCACGATCCTGGCCCACTCGAAGTTCGCGGACTGCAACGTGAACCGCATGCGGCAGTGGGGCCACATGCTCCTGTTCTACGCCTTCGCAGGGCTCGCGGTCGTGACCACGTGGGCCATCGTCTATCTCTACGGCTACGAGCTCCTCGGCATCCAGGCGTTCGGTCCCTTCCATTTCGGCGAGTCGCCCTACCCGAACAGCGATCCCGTGAAGATCCTGGCCCTCGTCAGCTCGGTCGCATTCGCTGCAGGCGTCGTGATCCTGCTGCTCAACCGCCTCGGCCAGGCCGGCAAGGCAGGTATGGGCTCCTACTTCGACTGGATCTTCCTGACGATCGTCATCGGAGTCGGCGCGACGGGAATGGCCGCCTGGGCGCTTCGGCTGGCCGATATGAACGTGGGATATCTTGTATACTACTTCCACCTCGTGTTCATCTGGTCGCTGTTCGCATACGCTCCCTACTCGAAGTTCGCGCACCTGTTCTACCGCACCACGGCAATGGTCTTCGCGAAGCATACGGGACGCAAGTAG
- a CDS encoding CBS domain-containing protein produces MKVKELLSIKGLECFSITSSESLLTAAKQMAECNIGALLVMDRGSLVGIVTERDIVKNSANEQKSMKDIVIKEVMSTNLLVVKPGDDLDYVMAIMIQNNIRHTPVVEPSGLVGLLSMRDVVRVLVKNLKAENTYLKDMISGKLSEIGD; encoded by the coding sequence ATGAAAGTTAAAGAACTCTTAAGCATCAAAGGCCTTGAGTGCTTCAGCATCACCAGCTCGGAAAGCCTGCTGACAGCGGCAAAGCAGATGGCGGAGTGCAACATCGGGGCGCTGCTCGTCATGGACCGGGGCTCGCTCGTCGGGATCGTGACCGAGCGCGATATCGTGAAGAACTCTGCGAACGAGCAGAAGAGCATGAAGGATATCGTCATCAAGGAAGTCATGAGCACCAACCTGCTGGTCGTCAAGCCCGGTGACGACCTCGATTATGTCATGGCCATCATGATCCAGAACAACATCCGGCACACGCCGGTCGTTGAACCCAGCGGCCTTGTGGGCCTTTTGTCCATGCGCGATGTGGTGCGGGTCCTGGTCAAGAATCTGAAGGCGGAGAACACTTATCTGAAGGACATGATCAGCGGCAAGCTCAGCGAAATAGGCGACTAA
- a CDS encoding sodium-translocating pyrophosphatase: MSNTILFALICGIAGVIYGIMTAIWVNKQDAGNQKMIDISNAVKEGANAFLAREYKTVAIVAVVLVAVLWYFLGTWTAIGFVIGTVGSALAGFIGMWVSLRANVRTAAAASKGLQAALSLAFKGGSVTGIMVVGLGIIGLAGFYFIAKSMAPESASHALIGLGFGCSLMSVFARIAGGIYTKAADVGADLVGKVEKNIPEDDPRNPAVIADNVGDNVGDCAGMAADLYETYTVTLVAAMLLAKTVFGTDSPWIEFPLMLGGVSIIASIIGTYAVRLGKNNYIMGALYKGLAVAGLIAAVAFYFVSKSFIEGLGANAGVFTANTVFFISLIGLALTGLIVWLTEYFTAKEYPPVQHIAQASLTGHGTNVIAGLAVSMKSTAPPVLVIVASILGAYWLGGGFSGAANAASGGIFAIALAAVSMLSMTGIVVAIDSYGPITDNAGGVAEMAGLPKEIRDITDPLDAVGNTTKAVTKGYAIGSAALAALVLFSEYSRSFTGGIVTFELSNPLVLCGLFIGGMLPYYFGALLMESVAKAAGGVVVEVRRQFAEIKGIMEGTGKPDYAACVDIVTKGAISEMMIPALLPVVVPVLVGLLLGKEALGGVLIGAIVTGLFQAIAMTSGGGAWDNAKKSFEDGVTDSKGVVHKKGSDGHKASVTGDTVGDPYKDTAGPAINPMIKVINIVALLIVPLMKH; encoded by the coding sequence ATGAGTAACACGATTCTATTTGCCTTGATCTGCGGCATTGCCGGCGTCATCTACGGCATCATGACCGCGATTTGGGTGAACAAGCAGGATGCAGGCAATCAGAAAATGATCGATATTTCCAATGCAGTGAAGGAAGGCGCTAATGCCTTTCTGGCGCGCGAGTACAAGACGGTCGCAATCGTCGCGGTGGTCCTTGTGGCGGTGCTCTGGTACTTCCTCGGAACCTGGACTGCAATCGGCTTCGTGATCGGTACGGTCGGTTCCGCCCTTGCCGGCTTCATCGGCATGTGGGTGTCGCTCCGTGCCAACGTGCGTACGGCAGCCGCTGCAAGCAAAGGCCTCCAGGCAGCGCTCAGCCTTGCGTTCAAGGGCGGCTCCGTGACCGGCATCATGGTCGTGGGACTCGGCATCATCGGCCTTGCCGGTTTCTATTTCATCGCGAAATCCATGGCTCCGGAGAGCGCTTCCCATGCGCTAATCGGCCTCGGCTTCGGCTGCTCGCTCATGAGCGTGTTCGCCCGTATCGCGGGCGGCATCTACACCAAGGCCGCTGACGTGGGCGCCGACCTCGTTGGTAAGGTTGAGAAGAACATCCCCGAGGACGATCCCCGCAACCCCGCGGTGATCGCCGACAACGTGGGCGACAACGTGGGCGACTGCGCTGGTATGGCTGCCGACCTCTATGAGACCTACACGGTGACCCTCGTGGCCGCAATGCTCCTCGCCAAGACCGTGTTCGGTACAGACAGCCCGTGGATCGAGTTCCCGCTCATGCTTGGCGGCGTTTCGATCATCGCTTCCATCATCGGCACCTATGCAGTAAGGCTCGGCAAGAACAACTACATCATGGGCGCACTGTACAAGGGATTGGCCGTAGCTGGCCTTATCGCGGCAGTAGCGTTCTACTTCGTATCCAAGAGCTTTATCGAAGGCCTCGGCGCCAATGCCGGCGTGTTCACGGCGAACACCGTGTTCTTTATCTCCCTCATCGGTCTTGCCCTCACCGGCCTGATCGTGTGGCTGACCGAGTACTTCACCGCAAAAGAGTATCCCCCGGTGCAGCACATCGCCCAGGCGAGCCTAACCGGCCACGGCACGAACGTGATCGCCGGACTCGCAGTAAGCATGAAGTCCACCGCACCGCCCGTGCTCGTGATCGTTGCCTCGATCCTCGGCGCTTACTGGCTTGGCGGCGGATTCTCCGGCGCGGCGAATGCGGCATCTGGCGGCATTTTCGCAATCGCGCTGGCAGCCGTGTCCATGCTCTCCATGACCGGCATTGTCGTGGCCATCGATTCCTACGGCCCGATCACGGACAATGCGGGCGGCGTCGCTGAAATGGCCGGTCTTCCGAAAGAGATCCGCGACATCACGGACCCCCTCGATGCGGTCGGCAACACCACCAAGGCCGTGACCAAGGGCTATGCCATCGGTTCCGCAGCGCTGGCCGCTCTGGTCCTGTTCTCGGAATATTCACGCTCCTTCACTGGTGGGATTGTGACATTCGAACTTTCGAACCCCTTGGTCCTGTGCGGCCTGTTCATCGGCGGCATGCTCCCTTACTACTTCGGCGCGCTCCTGATGGAGTCCGTTGCGAAGGCTGCAGGTGGTGTGGTGGTGGAAGTTCGCAGACAGTTTGCCGAGATCAAGGGTATCATGGAAGGCACCGGCAAGCCTGATTACGCAGCGTGTGTTGACATCGTGACCAAGGGAGCTATCAGCGAGATGATGATCCCGGCGCTCCTTCCGGTCGTTGTGCCGGTCCTGGTGGGCCTCCTCCTGGGCAAAGAAGCCCTGGGCGGCGTGCTCATCGGCGCAATCGTGACCGGCCTGTTCCAGGCAATCGCCATGACCTCGGGCGGCGGCGCATGGGACAATGCGAAGAAGTCCTTTGAGGACGGCGTCACGGACAGCAAGGGCGTTGTGCACAAGAAGGGCAGCGACGGACACAAGGCCTCGGTTACCGGCGATACGGTCGGCGATCCTTACAAGGACACGGCAGGCCCGGCCATCAACCCGATGATCAAGGTCATCAACATCGTTGCACTCCTGATCGTTCCGTTGATGAAGCATTAA